The following are from one region of the Lepeophtheirus salmonis chromosome 8, UVic_Lsal_1.4, whole genome shotgun sequence genome:
- the LOC121123594 gene encoding uncharacterized protein, producing MGWKCSAPGCRQGYDGTPKNTTVLFHSFPRFNVPPNLELESKWESAIPRQKTFTKNSRLCSLHFTESDYITHSVDQRQGSGRQLNRQLGLRRLKKDAVPSVWPNLPPVPRPTRASTGGLRLHFQNKRKEALGLKKFGEEKGLTVNELHDKLSLETLPSEFILIKSPKLALVKLGATEGRGLDIKASLEIQEDLTFRIFQGHHKLSNSLVSHCLTTKANVIKSVTEVINIAAYLG from the exons ATGGGATGGAAGTGCTCTGCTCCTGGATGCCGTCAAGGTTATGACGGCACCCCCAAGAATACCACGGTCCTATTTCATAGTTTTCCTAGATTCAATGTCCCTCCTAATTTGGAACTTGAATCCAAATGGGAGAGTGCTATTCCAAGACAAAAGACATTTACTAAGAATTCAAGATTGTGCAGCCTCCATTTCACGGAATCCGATTATATTACCCATTCTGTAGACCAAAGACAGGGAAGTGGTCGTCAACTTAATCGGCAACTGGGACTAAG GAGACTGAAAAAAGATGCTGTGCCTTCAGTGTGGCCGAACCTTCCGCCTGTTCCTAGACCCACCCGAGCATCCACTGGCGGCCTACGACTCCACTTCCAAAACAAGCGTAAGGAAGCCTTGGGGCTCAAAAAGTTTGGGGAAGAAAAGGGGCTAACCGTTAACGAGCTTCATGATAAGTTGTCACTGGAAACATTACCGTCGGAATTTATACTCATTAAATCTCCCAAATTGGCCCTTGTTAAGCTGGGAGCTACTGAAGGTAGGGGCCTTGATATTAAGGCAAGCCTCGAAATCCAAGAAGACCTTACCTTTCGAATTTTTCAAGGGCATCACAAGCTAAGCAATAGTTTAGTCTCCCACTGTCTTACCACAAAGGCTAATGTTATCAAATCAGTAACTGAAGTAATCAACATTGCTGCGTATTTAGGATAG
- the LOC121122871 gene encoding uncharacterized protein isoform X1 translates to MPTTCAVIGCSKGGTFRFPSNESICLKWRIALKRKDANGFLWNPSPYSVLCGQHFKPEDFREIMQSLASVGGKSCRRLKIDAVPSVFPRSQEGSKTTLEKKHRLIKTEIENENKMSDDNNIITDPAQNVNVVLVEEGVLNLTQDLDYQADPLIIKDEYIQSTSTNEDIIRPLFSIGNFVNYPSAIVYYTGLNDYDHFKDLFFCLGPTVDQLCYKIESLTRQDELFLTLMKLRQNKDDIELGIIFRIHRTSVKKVFITWVNFMFDQFKEIGRFLSNDTIENHLPEDFQTKFPNTIMILDSTKIKTNQASNVADQTSKWSSYKNNNTIRGKDLFPKHEVKLNNSSHMKGVNEPPEARVINEIKAASKKIHVEKTIRLDKTYKILREELNCDKTPLSGRIIYLSIINLKWDQKKYGGLAESI, encoded by the exons atgccAACGACTTGTGCTGTAATTGGATGCTCGAAGGGAGGAACATTCCGATTTCCATCAAACGAAAGTATTTGTCTGAAATGGCGGATTGCTCTGAAAAGAAAAGACGCCAATGGCTTCCTCTGGAATCCATCTCCTTACTCTGTGTTATGTGGTCAGCACTTCAAGCCAGAAGATTTCAGAGAAATAATGCAAAGTCTAGCTTCTGTTGGGGGGAAATCATGTCGGCGCTTGAAAATAGATGCAGTCCCATCTGTTTTTCCTCGGTCACAAGAAGGCTCTAAAACTACACTTGAGAAAAAGCATCGTTTGATCAAAACAGAAATTGAG AATGAAAACAAAATGAGCGATGACAATAACATAATCACGGATCCTGCTCAAAATGTGAACGTTGTATTGGTGGAAGAGGGTGTTTTAAATCTAACACAAGACTTAGATTACCAAGCAGATCCCTTGATCATAAAAGATGAGTATATTCAATCTACCTCTACCAATGAAGACATCATTCGACCTCTGTTCTCGATTGGAAACTTTGTGAATTATCCATCAG CAATCGTCTACTACACAGGACTGAATGACTACGAtcatttcaaagatttatttttttgtctcggACCTACTGTTGATCAACTATGCTATAAAATTGAGTCCTTAACGCGACAAGATGAGTTGTTCCTTACATTGATGAAGCTACGTCAAAATAAAGATGACATTGAGCTTGGTATTATCTTTCGTATACACCGTACTTCCGTCAAGAAAGTGTTTATCACTTGGGTGAACTTTATGTTTGATCAATTTAAAGAGATTGGTCGCTTCTTGTCCAATGACACAATAGAAAACCACTTGCCTGAGGACTTCCAGACGAAGTTCCCTAACACAATAATGATCTTGGATTCTACTAAGATCAAAACCAATCAAGCAAGCAATGTTGCAGATCAGACATCAAAATGGAGTTcctacaaaaacaataatacaattAGAGGGAAGGATTTATTTCCCAAACATGAAGTTAAACTGAATAATTCAAGTCACATGAAAGGAGTTAATGAACCTCCGGAGGCAAGAGtcattaatgaaataaaggctgcttccaaaaaaatacatgttgAGAAGACAATTAGGCTGGACAAGACCTACAAAATCCTTCGAGAGGAGCTGAACTGTGATAAAACTCCCTTGTCAGGACGGATAATTTAT ctgtcaattattaatttgaaatggGATCAAAAGAAATATGGAGGACTCGCTGAAAGTATTTAA
- the LOC121122871 gene encoding uncharacterized protein isoform X3 produces MPTTCAVIGCSKGGTFRFPSNESICLKWRIALKRKDANGFLWNPSPYSVLCGQHFKPEDFREIMQSLASVGGKSCRRLKIDAVPSVFPRSQEGSKTTLEKKHRLIKTEIENENKMSDDNNIITDPAQNVNVVLVEEGVLNLTQDLDYQADPLIIKDEYIQSTSTNEDIIRPLFSIGNFVNYPSAIVYYTGLNDYDHFKDLFFCLGPTVDQLCYKIESLTRQDELFLTLMKLRQNKDDIELGIIFRIHRTSVKKVFITWVNFMFDQFKEIGRFLSNDTIENHLPEDFQTKFPNTIMILDSTKIKTNQASNVADQTSKWSSYKNNNTIRGKDLFPKHEVKLNNSSHMKGVNEPPEARVINEIKAASKKIHVEKTIRLDKTYKILREELNCDKTPLSGRIIYFHEPSKF; encoded by the exons atgccAACGACTTGTGCTGTAATTGGATGCTCGAAGGGAGGAACATTCCGATTTCCATCAAACGAAAGTATTTGTCTGAAATGGCGGATTGCTCTGAAAAGAAAAGACGCCAATGGCTTCCTCTGGAATCCATCTCCTTACTCTGTGTTATGTGGTCAGCACTTCAAGCCAGAAGATTTCAGAGAAATAATGCAAAGTCTAGCTTCTGTTGGGGGGAAATCATGTCGGCGCTTGAAAATAGATGCAGTCCCATCTGTTTTTCCTCGGTCACAAGAAGGCTCTAAAACTACACTTGAGAAAAAGCATCGTTTGATCAAAACAGAAATTGAG AATGAAAACAAAATGAGCGATGACAATAACATAATCACGGATCCTGCTCAAAATGTGAACGTTGTATTGGTGGAAGAGGGTGTTTTAAATCTAACACAAGACTTAGATTACCAAGCAGATCCCTTGATCATAAAAGATGAGTATATTCAATCTACCTCTACCAATGAAGACATCATTCGACCTCTGTTCTCGATTGGAAACTTTGTGAATTATCCATCAG CAATCGTCTACTACACAGGACTGAATGACTACGAtcatttcaaagatttatttttttgtctcggACCTACTGTTGATCAACTATGCTATAAAATTGAGTCCTTAACGCGACAAGATGAGTTGTTCCTTACATTGATGAAGCTACGTCAAAATAAAGATGACATTGAGCTTGGTATTATCTTTCGTATACACCGTACTTCCGTCAAGAAAGTGTTTATCACTTGGGTGAACTTTATGTTTGATCAATTTAAAGAGATTGGTCGCTTCTTGTCCAATGACACAATAGAAAACCACTTGCCTGAGGACTTCCAGACGAAGTTCCCTAACACAATAATGATCTTGGATTCTACTAAGATCAAAACCAATCAAGCAAGCAATGTTGCAGATCAGACATCAAAATGGAGTTcctacaaaaacaataatacaattAGAGGGAAGGATTTATTTCCCAAACATGAAGTTAAACTGAATAATTCAAGTCACATGAAAGGAGTTAATGAACCTCCGGAGGCAAGAGtcattaatgaaataaaggctgcttccaaaaaaatacatgttgAGAAGACAATTAGGCTGGACAAGACCTACAAAATCCTTCGAGAGGAGCTGAACTGTGATAAAACTCCCTTGTCAGGACGGATAATTTAT TTTCATGAGCCTTCAAAGTTCTAA
- the LOC121122871 gene encoding uncharacterized protein isoform X2, whose amino-acid sequence MPTTCAVIGCSKGGTFRFPSNESICLKWRIALKRKDANGFLWNPSPYSVLCGQHFKPEDFREIMQSLASVGGKSCRRLKIDAVPSVFPRSQEGSKTTLEKKHRLIKTEIENENKMSDDNNIITDPAQNVNVVLVEEGVLNLTQDLDYQADPLIIKDEYIQSTSTNEDIIRPLFSIGNFVNYPSAIVYYTGLNDYDHFKDLFFCLGPTVDQLCYKIESLTRQDELFLTLMKLRQNKDDIELGIIFRIHRTSVKKVFITWVNFMFDQFKEIGRFLSNDTIENHLPEDFQTKFPNTIMILDSTKIKTNQASNVADQTSKWSSYKNNNTIRGKDLFPKHEVKLNNSSHMKGVNEPPEARVINEIKAASKKIHVEKTIRLDKTYKILREELNCDKTPLSGRIIYVCFICCNFRKSTLPRSA is encoded by the exons atgccAACGACTTGTGCTGTAATTGGATGCTCGAAGGGAGGAACATTCCGATTTCCATCAAACGAAAGTATTTGTCTGAAATGGCGGATTGCTCTGAAAAGAAAAGACGCCAATGGCTTCCTCTGGAATCCATCTCCTTACTCTGTGTTATGTGGTCAGCACTTCAAGCCAGAAGATTTCAGAGAAATAATGCAAAGTCTAGCTTCTGTTGGGGGGAAATCATGTCGGCGCTTGAAAATAGATGCAGTCCCATCTGTTTTTCCTCGGTCACAAGAAGGCTCTAAAACTACACTTGAGAAAAAGCATCGTTTGATCAAAACAGAAATTGAG AATGAAAACAAAATGAGCGATGACAATAACATAATCACGGATCCTGCTCAAAATGTGAACGTTGTATTGGTGGAAGAGGGTGTTTTAAATCTAACACAAGACTTAGATTACCAAGCAGATCCCTTGATCATAAAAGATGAGTATATTCAATCTACCTCTACCAATGAAGACATCATTCGACCTCTGTTCTCGATTGGAAACTTTGTGAATTATCCATCAG CAATCGTCTACTACACAGGACTGAATGACTACGAtcatttcaaagatttatttttttgtctcggACCTACTGTTGATCAACTATGCTATAAAATTGAGTCCTTAACGCGACAAGATGAGTTGTTCCTTACATTGATGAAGCTACGTCAAAATAAAGATGACATTGAGCTTGGTATTATCTTTCGTATACACCGTACTTCCGTCAAGAAAGTGTTTATCACTTGGGTGAACTTTATGTTTGATCAATTTAAAGAGATTGGTCGCTTCTTGTCCAATGACACAATAGAAAACCACTTGCCTGAGGACTTCCAGACGAAGTTCCCTAACACAATAATGATCTTGGATTCTACTAAGATCAAAACCAATCAAGCAAGCAATGTTGCAGATCAGACATCAAAATGGAGTTcctacaaaaacaataatacaattAGAGGGAAGGATTTATTTCCCAAACATGAAGTTAAACTGAATAATTCAAGTCACATGAAAGGAGTTAATGAACCTCCGGAGGCAAGAGtcattaatgaaataaaggctgcttccaaaaaaatacatgttgAGAAGACAATTAGGCTGGACAAGACCTACAAAATCCTTCGAGAGGAGCTGAACTGTGATAAAACTCCCTTGTCAGGACGGATAATTTATGTATGCTTTATTTGTTGTAACTTCAGAAAAAGCACTTTACCTCGAAgtgcataa